A stretch of the Microcebus murinus isolate Inina chromosome 6, M.murinus_Inina_mat1.0, whole genome shotgun sequence genome encodes the following:
- the DLK1 gene encoding protein delta homolog 1 isoform X3, with translation MTATKALLPVLLLLLAFGHTNHGSECLLNCDPARGHCDEDSICRCKPGWQGALCDQCMTNPGCVYGICEEPWDCLCSDGWGGDFCEIDLRPCNSSPCANEGNCMDLNDGSFLCSCPRGFAGLTCERTHGPCAIQGSPCKNRGYCVDDEGEADFPSCLCRPGFAGNFCEIVTNSCDPNPCKNDGVCTDIGGDFRCRCPAGFIDKTCSQSVNTCGGIPCLNGGACMQHSQAICFTILGVITTLGLLGLLGLFFLNKCECLTSFVRKHWPFRESSSVLLHYQSGDDLTVNIVLPEKVDMTTFNRDTMEDAI, from the exons ATGACCGCGACCAAAGCCCTCCTGCCCGTCCTCTTGCTCCTGCTGGCTTTCGGCCACACCAACCATG GATCTGAATGCCTCCTGAACTGTGACCCCGCACGTGGACACTGTGACGAAGACAGTATTTGCAG GTGCAAGCCTGGCTGGCAGGGTGCCCTGTGTGACCAATGCATGACCAATCCTGGCTGCGTTTACGGAATCTGTGAAGAACCCTGGGATTGCCTTTGCAGCGATGGCTGGGGCGGAGACTTCTGCGAGATAG accTCCGGCCTTGTAACTCGAGCCCCTGTGCCAACGAAGGGAACTGCATGGACCTGAACGACGGCTCCTTCCTATGCTCCTGCCCCCGTGGCTTTGCGGGACTGACCTGTGAGAGAACCCACGGGCCCTGTGCCATCCAAGG GTCCCCCTGCAAGAACAGAGGCTACTGCGTGGATGACGAGGGCGAGGCCGACTTCCCCTCCTGCCTGTGCCGCCCTGGCTTTGCAGGCAACTTCTGCGAGATCGTGACTAACAGCTGCGACCCCAACCCGTGCAAGAATGACGGCGTCTGCACCGACATCGGGGGCGACTTCCGCTGCCGCTGCCCGGCCGGCTTCATCGACAAGACCTGCAGCCAGTCCGTGAACACCTGCGGCGGCATCCCGTGCCTGAACGGGGGCGCCTGCATGCAGCACTCCCAG GCTATCTGCTTCACCATCCTGGGAGTGATCACCACTCTGGGGCTGCTGGGCCTCTTGGGCCTCTTCTTCCTCAACAAGTGCGAATGCCTGACGTCCTTCGTGCGCAAGCACTGGCCCTTCCGCGAGAGCAGCAGCGTGCTCCTGCACTACCAGAGCGGCGATGACCTGACGGTCAACATCGTGCTCCCGGAGAAGGTCGACATGACCACCTTCAACCGGGATACCATGGAGGATGCCATCTGA
- the DLK1 gene encoding protein delta homolog 1 isoform X2, protein MTATKALLPVLLLLLAFGHTNHGSECLLNCDPARGHCDEDSICRCKPGWQGALCDQCMTNPGCVYGICEEPWDCLCSDGWGGDFCEIDLRPCNSSPCANEGNCMDLNDGSFLCSCPRGFAGLTCERTHGPCAIQGSPCKNRGYCVDDEGEADFPSCLCRPGFAGNFCEIVTNSCDPNPCKNDGVCTDIGGDFRCRCPAGFIDKTCSQSVNTCGGIPCLNGGACMQHSQGQAICFTILGVITTLGLLGLLGLFFLNKCECLTSFVRKHWPFRESSSVLLHYQSGDDLTVNIVLPEKVDMTTFNRDTMEDAI, encoded by the exons ATGACCGCGACCAAAGCCCTCCTGCCCGTCCTCTTGCTCCTGCTGGCTTTCGGCCACACCAACCATG GATCTGAATGCCTCCTGAACTGTGACCCCGCACGTGGACACTGTGACGAAGACAGTATTTGCAG GTGCAAGCCTGGCTGGCAGGGTGCCCTGTGTGACCAATGCATGACCAATCCTGGCTGCGTTTACGGAATCTGTGAAGAACCCTGGGATTGCCTTTGCAGCGATGGCTGGGGCGGAGACTTCTGCGAGATAG accTCCGGCCTTGTAACTCGAGCCCCTGTGCCAACGAAGGGAACTGCATGGACCTGAACGACGGCTCCTTCCTATGCTCCTGCCCCCGTGGCTTTGCGGGACTGACCTGTGAGAGAACCCACGGGCCCTGTGCCATCCAAGG GTCCCCCTGCAAGAACAGAGGCTACTGCGTGGATGACGAGGGCGAGGCCGACTTCCCCTCCTGCCTGTGCCGCCCTGGCTTTGCAGGCAACTTCTGCGAGATCGTGACTAACAGCTGCGACCCCAACCCGTGCAAGAATGACGGCGTCTGCACCGACATCGGGGGCGACTTCCGCTGCCGCTGCCCGGCCGGCTTCATCGACAAGACCTGCAGCCAGTCCGTGAACACCTGCGGCGGCATCCCGTGCCTGAACGGGGGCGCCTGCATGCAGCACTCCCAG GGACAGGCTATCTGCTTCACCATCCTGGGAGTGATCACCACTCTGGGGCTGCTGGGCCTCTTGGGCCTCTTCTTCCTCAACAAGTGCGAATGCCTGACGTCCTTCGTGCGCAAGCACTGGCCCTTCCGCGAGAGCAGCAGCGTGCTCCTGCACTACCAGAGCGGCGATGACCTGACGGTCAACATCGTGCTCCCGGAGAAGGTCGACATGACCACCTTCAACCGGGATACCATGGAGGATGCCATCTGA
- the DLK1 gene encoding protein delta homolog 1 isoform X1: MTATKALLPVLLLLLAFGHTNHGSECLLNCDPARGHCDEDSICRCKPGWQGALCDQCMTNPGCVYGICEEPWDCLCSDGWGGDFCEIDLRPCNSSPCANEGNCMDLNDGSFLCSCPRGFAGLTCERTHGPCAIQGSPCKNRGYCVDDEGEADFPSCLCRPGFAGNFCEIVTNSCDPNPCKNDGVCTDIGGDFRCRCPAGFIDKTCSQSVNTCGGIPCLNGGACMQHSQVSFECLCKPEFTGPACVKKRAVGPPKVAHLPGGYGLTYRVTPGVHEQLVAKPEHHILKVSVKGVNKNTPLLTEGQAICFTILGVITTLGLLGLLGLFFLNKCECLTSFVRKHWPFRESSSVLLHYQSGDDLTVNIVLPEKVDMTTFNRDTMEDAI, translated from the exons ATGACCGCGACCAAAGCCCTCCTGCCCGTCCTCTTGCTCCTGCTGGCTTTCGGCCACACCAACCATG GATCTGAATGCCTCCTGAACTGTGACCCCGCACGTGGACACTGTGACGAAGACAGTATTTGCAG GTGCAAGCCTGGCTGGCAGGGTGCCCTGTGTGACCAATGCATGACCAATCCTGGCTGCGTTTACGGAATCTGTGAAGAACCCTGGGATTGCCTTTGCAGCGATGGCTGGGGCGGAGACTTCTGCGAGATAG accTCCGGCCTTGTAACTCGAGCCCCTGTGCCAACGAAGGGAACTGCATGGACCTGAACGACGGCTCCTTCCTATGCTCCTGCCCCCGTGGCTTTGCGGGACTGACCTGTGAGAGAACCCACGGGCCCTGTGCCATCCAAGG GTCCCCCTGCAAGAACAGAGGCTACTGCGTGGATGACGAGGGCGAGGCCGACTTCCCCTCCTGCCTGTGCCGCCCTGGCTTTGCAGGCAACTTCTGCGAGATCGTGACTAACAGCTGCGACCCCAACCCGTGCAAGAATGACGGCGTCTGCACCGACATCGGGGGCGACTTCCGCTGCCGCTGCCCGGCCGGCTTCATCGACAAGACCTGCAGCCAGTCCGTGAACACCTGCGGCGGCATCCCGTGCCTGAACGGGGGCGCCTGCATGCAGCACTCCCAGGTGAGCTTCGAGTGTCTGTGCAAGCCCGAGTTCACGGGGCCCGCCTGTGTCAAGAAGCGCGCGGTGGGTCCCCCGAAGGTCGCCCATCTGCCGGGCGGTTACGGGCTGACCTACCGCGTGACCCCCGGGGTGCATGAGCAGCTAGTGGCAAAGCCCGAGCACCATATCCTGAAGGTGTCCGTGAAGGGGGTCAACAAGAACACCCCTCTCCTCACTGAGGGACAGGCTATCTGCTTCACCATCCTGGGAGTGATCACCACTCTGGGGCTGCTGGGCCTCTTGGGCCTCTTCTTCCTCAACAAGTGCGAATGCCTGACGTCCTTCGTGCGCAAGCACTGGCCCTTCCGCGAGAGCAGCAGCGTGCTCCTGCACTACCAGAGCGGCGATGACCTGACGGTCAACATCGTGCTCCCGGAGAAGGTCGACATGACCACCTTCAACCGGGATACCATGGAGGATGCCATCTGA